The sequence CCACAAGATCATTCCCTATACCGACCGGCTCAACTACTGTTCGAGCCTCAACAACAACTTCGCCTATGCGGAGGCGGTGGAAAAACTGCTGGGGATCGAAATCACCCCGCGCTGCAAGTACCTGCGCACCCTGCTTGCCGAATACAACCGCCTCGCCGACCATGTCACCTGCGTCGCCGCCACGGTCATGGAGCTGGGGGCGATGACCGCCTTCCTCTACCTGATGACCATCCGCGACTACATCTTCGAGCACCTCAACCACCTGACCGGTGCACGGCTCACCTATTCCTACGTCCGCATCGGCGGGCTGGCCAAGGACCTGCCGGACGGCTGGCTCGCGCGCCTGGAGGAAATCCTGCAGTTCTACGAGCGCTACATCCAGCGCATCCACGGACTGCTGGACCGCAACCGCATCTTTATCGACCGCACTCGCAACGTCGGCGCCATGACCCCCGAGCACGCCCTGAACTGGGGGTTCACCGGACCCATCCTGCGCTCCACCGGCCTGGCGGTCGACCTGCGCAAGGACAGTCCCTATCTCGCCTATCCGGAGCTGGAGTTCGAGGTGCCGGTCGGCATCCAGGGGGACAACTACGACCGCTACTACGTGCGCATGCGGGAGATGGACGAGTCGGTCTCCCTGATCCGCCAGTGCGTGAAAAAACTGCCGGACGGGCCGGTCAGCGTGCGCGACCCCCGGGTGACCCTGCCGGAGAAGTGCGCCGTCTATACGAAAACGGAAGCCGTCATCCGCCATTTCAAGCTCATCATCGACGGCATTCAGGTCCCGGCCGGCGAAGTCTACAGCGCCCACGAGGCCCCCAACGGCGAACTCGGCTTCTACCTGGTCAGCGACGGCAGCGGCCGCCCCTACAAGCTGCATGT is a genomic window of Desulfuromonadales bacterium containing:
- the nuoD gene encoding NADH dehydrogenase (quinone) subunit D, giving the protein MVYKSPVRSHLEETADPNNVVVNLGPSHPATHGTIQIIAELDGEMVRKADVHCGYLHRGFEKEAEHHTFHKIIPYTDRLNYCSSLNNNFAYAEAVEKLLGIEITPRCKYLRTLLAEYNRLADHVTCVAATVMELGAMTAFLYLMTIRDYIFEHLNHLTGARLTYSYVRIGGLAKDLPDGWLARLEEILQFYERYIQRIHGLLDRNRIFIDRTRNVGAMTPEHALNWGFTGPILRSTGLAVDLRKDSPYLAYPELEFEVPVGIQGDNYDRYYVRMREMDESVSLIRQCVKKLPDGPVSVRDPRVTLPEKCAVYTKTEAVIRHFKLIIDGIQVPAGEVYSAHEAPNGELGFYLVSDGSGRPYKLHVRAPSFMHMGGMHTLLEGHQVADIIATFGSMNMIGGECDR